The DNA segment ATCCTGCTGTATAACCGCGAAAAACAGACCGTGGTGCTCATCCGCCAGTTTCGCGTTGCCACTTGGGTGAACGGCAATGAAAGCGGCCAGTTGATAGAAACCTGCGCCGGGCTGCTGGATAACGACGAGCCGGAAGCGTGCATTCGCAAAGAAGCGATTGAAGAGACCGGCTATGAAGTGGGTGAAGTGCGTAAACTGTTTGAGTTATATATGTCGCCTGGCGGCGTGACGGAACTGATTCACTTCTTCATTGCAGAATACAGCGACAGCCAGCGGGCAAACGCAGGCGGCGGTGTGGAAGATGAAGATATTGAGGTACTGGAACTGCCATTGACACAGGCGCTGGCGATGATCAAAACCGGCGAGATACGAGACGGTAAGACCGTGTTATTGCTCAATTATTTGCATTCCTCCTCGCTAATTTATTGATAAATAAGGTTTATATTTCTTTACATAATGATGCCGCTATCCGACAAATCTGATTGAGCCACAGGAGTCGCGCAAGGAAGATACCGCCTAAAGCCGTTTCGTTTTTTTTCTGGGGTTGTACCGTCCATGCGCAATCGCGTTATTTTCGTTTTCCTGCTCGGCCTGCTGCCGACGTCGCTGACGTGGGCGGCGCCAGCGCAGCAGACTTTTTCTGACTGGCAGGTCACTTGTAACAATCAGAACTTTTGCGTGGCGCGTAATACCGGCGAACATCGCGGGCTGGTGATGACGTTAAGCCGCAGCGCCGGGGCGCATACCGATGCGGTACTTCGCATTGATTTGGGGGGGCTGACCTCGCCCGGTGCGAAAGAGGCGGAGATTGCGCCGCGTCTGCTGCTGGATGGAAAACCGCTGCCGCTAAATGCCGGGCAATGGCGTATCACGCCCTGGCATCTGATGACGGACGACACCGCCACCATTGCTGCGTTTTTACAGACCATTCAGGAAGCCC comes from the Citrobacter koseri ATCC BAA-895 genome and includes:
- the nudK gene encoding GDP-mannose pyrophosphatase NudK; protein product: MSQKITLIKDKVLSDNYFILRNITYDLTRKNGDVIRHKREVYDRGNGATILLYNREKQTVVLIRQFRVATWVNGNESGQLIETCAGLLDNDEPEACIRKEAIEETGYEVGEVRKLFELYMSPGGVTELIHFFIAEYSDSQRANAGGGVEDEDIEVLELPLTQALAMIKTGEIRDGKTVLLLNYLHSSSLIY